In Amaranthus tricolor cultivar Red isolate AtriRed21 chromosome 3, ASM2621246v1, whole genome shotgun sequence, a single window of DNA contains:
- the LOC130809192 gene encoding uncharacterized protein LOC130809192, protein MTRGLGMGGTQSYGEPSYWNKRYKDEDSPFDWYQKYPALAPLIHLYLSPSSSKHILIVGCGNSTFSESMAADGFEDIVNIDISNVVIEEMKKKYTNHPNLKYVTMDVRDMSELTGSFDAVIDKGTLDSILCGNDSRENATKMLKEVGRALKDKGIYIMITYGAPSYRLNLLKSTYNWKIKLHVIEKTLFGTKSEDQQKWELTKPIPLDQEGKSIEDIIGKNPDVHYIYVCTKDVSLEHGEIDASVVA, encoded by the exons ATGACAAGGGGATTGGGTATGGGAGGAACACAATCTTATGGTGAACCTTCATACTGGAACAAGAGATACAAAGATGAAGATTCTCCCTTTGATTGGTACCAGAAATACCCAGCTTTAGCACCTCTTATTCATCTTTatctttctccttcttcttccaaaCACATCCTTATTGTCGGTTGTGGCAATTCCA CATTTAGTGAAAGCATGGCAGCTGATGGATTTGAGGATATTGTCAACATTGATATCTCCAATGTAGTGATAGAGGAGATGAAAAAGAAATACACAAACCACCCGAATCTAAAGT ACGTTACTATGGATGTTCGTGATATGAGCGAATTAACCGGCTCATTTGATGCAGTCATCGACAAAG Gaactctcgattctattctg TGTGGGAACGACTCAAGGGAGAACGCTACTAAGATGCTTAAGGAAGTTGGGCG GGCCCTCAAGGACAAAGGAATATACATTATG ATTACGTATGGAGCACCTTCCTACCGACTAAACTTATTGAAGAGTACATACAACTGGAAGATAAAGCTTCACGTGATAG AAAAAACCCTTTTTGGGACAAAATCAGAAGACCAGCAGAAATGGGAGCTCACAAAACCTATTCCCCTCGATCAGGAGGGGAAGTCCATAGAAGATATCATCGGGAAGAACCCGGATGTTCATTACATATATGTTTGTACCAAA GATGTCTCTTTGGAACACGGAGAAATAGATGCATCAGTAGTTGCGTAA